A stretch of the Fusobacterium varium genome encodes the following:
- a CDS encoding anaerobic ribonucleoside-triphosphate reductase activating protein, protein MRIISIVNNDPVNSMTGYTLTLYFAGCSHKCLGCFSKNTWDYNAGKEYTLEEIKEIIFKSRWQNVTFLGGDPLYSENRNEVIELIHFIKENTDKNVYLWTGYLKEEVEEWIDTYLIDYLIDGKFEIAKKDLRLKLRGSSNQRVFHKGMLMNI, encoded by the coding sequence ATGAGGATAATATCAATAGTAAATAATGATCCTGTAAATAGTATGACTGGATATACACTAACTCTATACTTTGCTGGCTGTTCGCATAAATGTCTTGGATGTTTTTCGAAAAATACATGGGATTATAATGCAGGTAAGGAATATACACTTGAAGAAATAAAGGAAATAATTTTTAAATCAAGATGGCAGAATGTAACCTTTTTAGGTGGAGATCCTTTATATTCTGAAAATAGAAATGAAGTCATAGAGTTAATCCACTTTATAAAAGAAAATACAGATAAAAATGTTTATCTATGGACTGGATATTTAAAAGAAGAAGTAGAGGAGTGGATAGATACTTATCTTATAGATTATCTTATAGATGGGAAATTTGAAATAGCTAAAAAAGATTTAAGATTAAAATTGAGAGGTTCATCTAATCAGAGAGTATTTCACAAGGGGATGCTTATGAATATTTAA
- a CDS encoding anaerobic ribonucleoside-triphosphate reductase — MHKIEVIKRNGSIVTFNKEKIEKVLEKIDKEVKFIDKVSIRHMMDDIVKKINGNTRMSVEAIQDIVFYTLCTNGLFEQAKAFQTYRTQRAEQRLKEANGVFRHMTDIVDVGDRENSNKNSMLPSVQRDLIAGEYFRYILEKNIDKELWAAHRKKTIHWHDSDVDTKLTNCCLFNIEDMLRNGTRITNADVCQPNSVGTAMNIAMQIMASISASQYGGVSLPNFNEVFAEYAKKNFKKNFMRAYNDKLSTESNISRATEEDIEKEFGEISSGNEKLASEKPVEFKIAKERTAKDIYDACQLFEYQTNSILGSASQTPFSTITFNIPTSWESEHIILSYLKVRQTGLGEKHIPAIFPKLSYMVVDGYNFKKGDKYFYITEEVSKCIANTYYPDILFYSKEDYDAGKYYARMGCRSRVNHEYQADGKYQHYGRFNYGVATLNVPQIALDVLKDERYGGAEGNRLERFLDILEKRKELMKKAIQTRFENVRHLQAKKAPILFQYGGIARLEPDDTIEELLKTDRASVSYGFLGLDDAVRILSDDKENISTEKGHEMGITIMEAIRKQADDIKYETGLPVSVYGTPAESSIATFFNKDVENYGEIMPEWLREREYYTNSFHFSSELPIDSFDKIDVEAPFIKYCNGGNIMYVENGGKTYNSQAIIELIQYAHDAGIEYFAVNTISDVCYECGYTGEISYNEKTASYKCPHCGNEDGMKMKIQRRCCGYISNYNITHALEGRMKEIKNRAIHVK, encoded by the coding sequence ATGCATAAGATAGAAGTAATTAAGAGGAATGGCTCTATTGTGACTTTTAACAAAGAAAAAATAGAAAAAGTTTTAGAAAAAATAGATAAGGAAGTAAAATTTATAGATAAAGTCAGCATTAGGCATATGATGGATGACATAGTAAAGAAAATTAATGGAAATACGAGAATGTCTGTTGAAGCTATACAGGATATAGTATTTTATACTTTATGTACTAATGGATTGTTTGAACAGGCCAAGGCTTTCCAAACATACAGAACACAAAGAGCTGAACAGAGATTAAAAGAAGCTAATGGTGTATTTAGACATATGACAGATATAGTAGATGTAGGAGATAGAGAAAACAGCAATAAAAATTCTATGCTGCCATCAGTACAAAGAGATTTAATAGCAGGAGAATATTTCAGATATATACTTGAAAAAAATATAGATAAAGAGTTATGGGCAGCCCATAGAAAAAAAACTATACACTGGCATGATTCTGATGTAGACACTAAACTTACTAACTGCTGTCTTTTTAATATAGAAGATATGCTTAGAAATGGTACTAGAATAACTAATGCTGATGTCTGTCAGCCAAATTCTGTAGGAACAGCTATGAATATAGCAATGCAGATAATGGCAAGTATTTCTGCCAGCCAATATGGTGGGGTTTCTTTACCAAACTTCAATGAAGTATTTGCTGAATATGCAAAGAAAAATTTCAAGAAAAATTTTATGAGAGCATACAATGATAAATTATCTACTGAATCAAATATATCTAGAGCAACAGAAGAAGATATAGAAAAAGAATTTGGAGAAATAAGCTCAGGAAATGAAAAATTAGCTTCTGAAAAACCTGTTGAATTTAAAATAGCTAAAGAAAGAACAGCAAAAGATATTTATGATGCATGTCAGTTATTTGAATATCAGACTAACAGTATATTAGGAAGTGCAAGCCAGACACCATTTAGTACAATTACTTTTAATATTCCTACTTCATGGGAATCAGAGCATATAATATTATCTTATTTAAAAGTTAGGCAGACAGGACTTGGAGAAAAACATATACCTGCTATTTTCCCTAAACTTTCATATATGGTAGTAGATGGTTATAACTTTAAAAAGGGAGATAAATATTTCTATATTACTGAGGAAGTATCTAAATGTATAGCAAATACTTATTACCCAGATATCCTTTTCTACTCTAAAGAAGATTATGATGCAGGTAAATATTATGCAAGAATGGGTTGTCGTAGCAGAGTAAACCACGAATATCAGGCAGATGGAAAATATCAGCATTATGGAAGATTTAACTATGGGGTGGCAACATTAAACGTTCCTCAAATTGCTTTAGATGTATTGAAAGATGAACGTTATGGAGGAGCAGAGGGGAATAGATTAGAAAGATTCCTTGATATTCTTGAAAAAAGAAAAGAACTCATGAAAAAAGCTATTCAAACAAGATTTGAAAATGTAAGACATCTTCAGGCTAAAAAAGCTCCTATCCTATTTCAATATGGAGGGATAGCAAGACTGGAACCAGATGATACTATAGAAGAATTATTAAAAACAGACAGGGCATCTGTATCTTATGGATTCTTAGGATTAGATGATGCTGTAAGAATATTATCAGATGATAAAGAAAATATATCAACTGAAAAAGGACATGAAATGGGTATTACTATAATGGAAGCTATCAGAAAACAGGCTGATGATATAAAATATGAAACAGGACTTCCTGTATCTGTTTATGGGACTCCAGCAGAAAGTTCTATAGCAACATTTTTCAATAAAGATGTAGAAAACTATGGTGAGATAATGCCTGAATGGTTAAGAGAAAGAGAATATTATACAAATTCTTTCCATTTTTCTTCAGAACTTCCAATAGACTCTTTTGACAAGATAGATGTAGAAGCTCCATTTATTAAATATTGTAATGGCGGAAATATCATGTATGTTGAAAATGGTGGAAAAACATATAATAGCCAAGCCATCATAGAGCTTATTCAATATGCTCATGATGCAGGAATAGAGTATTTTGCAGTAAATACTATTTCAGATGTATGTTATGAATGTGGATATACAGGAGAAATATCATATAATGAAAAAACAGCAAGTTATAAATGTCCTCACTGCGGAAATGAAGATGGAATGAAAATGAAGATACAAAGACGTTGCTGTGGATATATTTCAAATTATAATATAACTCATGCTCTAGAAGGAAGAATGAAAGAAATAAAAAATAGAGCTATACACGTGAAGTAA
- a CDS encoding radical SAM protein, whose translation MMINSEDVWIGSIYRPPSEAYSLILQVTLGCSHNKCTFCSMYKDKKFAVKPMEQIKKDIEYFRKKVKYAERIFLADGDAMIIPTEHLLEILLYIKEVFPECKRISSYATPKSIQLKTDEELKRIRENGISLLYIGLESGDDAVLEKIKKGFTSVELNILCKKVKKAGFSISVTFIAGILGKRNWENHAVNSGKLISEIEPDYVGILSLMLEEGTEIYNEYLQGNFQEAEGIDILKEIEKMIKNINVKAPVIFRANHASNYLNLSGTFPQDKERLILEIENSLERYNIKDKKYRRL comes from the coding sequence ATGATGATAAATTCAGAAGATGTGTGGATTGGAAGTATATATCGACCACCTAGTGAAGCCTACAGCCTCATTCTGCAGGTAACACTTGGATGTTCACATAACAAATGTACTTTCTGCAGTATGTATAAGGATAAAAAATTTGCTGTAAAGCCAATGGAACAGATAAAAAAGGATATAGAATATTTCAGAAAAAAAGTAAAATATGCTGAAAGAATATTTCTTGCTGATGGAGATGCAATGATTATACCTACAGAACACCTTTTAGAAATATTATTATATATAAAAGAAGTATTTCCAGAGTGCAAAAGAATATCTTCTTATGCTACTCCTAAGTCAATACAATTAAAAACAGATGAGGAACTAAAGAGAATAAGAGAAAATGGAATTTCTCTGCTGTATATTGGATTAGAAAGTGGAGATGATGCAGTTTTAGAAAAAATAAAAAAAGGATTCACTTCTGTAGAGCTTAATATCTTATGTAAAAAAGTCAAAAAAGCAGGATTTTCTATTTCAGTTACTTTTATAGCTGGAATACTAGGAAAAAGAAACTGGGAAAATCATGCTGTAAATAGTGGAAAGTTAATAAGTGAAATAGAACCAGATTATGTAGGTATTCTTAGTCTTATGCTGGAGGAGGGAACAGAAATATATAATGAATATCTTCAGGGAAATTTTCAGGAAGCTGAAGGAATTGACATATTAAAAGAAATAGAAAAAATGATAAAAAATATAAATGTAAAAGCACCTGTTATCTTTAGAGCAAATCATGCTTCTAACTATCTGAATCTGAGTGGGACATTTCCCCAGGATAAAGAAAGACTTATTTTAGAAATAGAGAATTCTTTAGAAAGATATAATATCAAAGATAAAAAATATAGAAGGCTTTAA